gtgtgttccgTTGTTTGGCTCTTGCTGTCCGTAATTAATGGCTTCTGCTTCGAGCTTCAGCGGGCTTCTCTTGCCCGCGGCGTGTGACGGTCTGCTGCACCGGAAGGAGTCGCGTGACGGAGCTAATTGGttccaccaccgccagcaccTACTCCGAAAATCGTAGCCCATCGCTCGTTGCTTCCTTCTTTCATCGTCGTTGCGCGAAGAAAGTCGAAAGTGTGCTCGAATCACCCAAACGGCTGTGCTAAGTCAATACGCAAAGGGAGCGTTTTGCACGCAACACTTCTAACGTATTTAACCGCGAAGCTGTGTCTAACGAGCCTGTGCTTGTGGTGTCTGGTTGCTTCTAATAATTGTATTTGCATCACCCAGTGGCTAACCAGTTTGATAACGTGTCTCTCGCATTCTGCTCCTTTCCCGTCCAATAGATGTCTCTGATCCAGCCATCCGGTGAGCTGAGCGCCAAGATCAAGGAGGAGCTGCGCGAGCCTGCAAACCCGGCCGACATTGAGCGCGACATCGGCATCATCCGCGAGTGGCTGAGCAAGCAGCCGCATCTGCCCAAGGACATGGACGATGCCCGCCTGCGCACCTTCCTGCGCGGCTGCAAGTTCAGCCTGGAGCGCGTCAAGCAGAAGCTGGACATGTACTACACGATGCGCAACGCCGTGCCGGAGTTCTTCACCGACCGTGACGTCAGCCGTCCGGAGATGGCCGAGGTGCTGAATGTGATGTAAGTCGGGGCAGCCCTTAAACATCTCGCTTGACTATCAATCTGACCGATACGATCTGCtcctctctctcccccccccccccccacagtCACATGCCGCCACTACCGGGACTGACCCCGAACGGGTGCCGTGTGGTGATGCTGCGCGGTACCGACAAGGATATCGCCACCCCGAACGTGGTCGAGTCGATGAAGGCGACGCTGATGATCGGTGACATCCGGCTGGCCGAGGAGTCGGTCGGTGTGGCCGGCGATGTGTACGTGCTGGATGCGAGCGTCGCCACGCCGACGCACTTTGCCAAGTTCACGCCGGCGCTGGTGAAGAAGTTCCTGATCTGCGTGCAGGAGGCGTACCCGGTCAAGCTGAAGGAGGTGCACGTGATCAACGTGTCGCCGATCGTCGACACGATCGTCAACTTCGTCAAGCCGTTCCTGAAGGAGAAGATCCGCGAGCGCATCCACATCCACAGCAACATCGAGGACCTGTACAAGTACGTGCCGAAGGCGATGCTGCCGAGCGAGTACGGCGGCGATGCCGGCTCGTGCAAGGAGCTGAACGACGCATGGCGCGCCAAGATGGGCGAGTACACCGCCTGGTTCAAGGAGCAGGAGGCGTCCAAGGCCAACGAGTCGCTCAGACCGGGCGCACCGAAGACGGCCGACGAGCTGTTCGGCATGGACGGAACCTTCCGACAGCTGACCATCGATTAAGCGGGCAGCAAACCAGTcatcccaacaacaacaaaaaaaaaaccaaaaccaatccCCCCAAAAACCCCCATCATCCACCGATGACCGACGTCATGAACTGCTCGGTGCTTTCTACCGTGTGCCGTGGCAATCCCGACAGCTTCCACAGCTTCGTGCAGTGGTGTGAGGGTGTTCATCTACCACTACTGCCGGTGCGGACAGCTGTGAAGAGTGCACTACGGTACAGGGGAGAGAAAGCATAGgcataacgaaaaaaaaaacaactcatcCTATATCCCATACTTCGTTTTCACGCCCTTCATCTACGTCAcataatcatgttttttttgcgtgtagTGTTAGTAACGAAAAAATCCTAATTCttcaaaaccaatttttgggttcccggtgtgtgtgtgtgtgtgcgtttcccATTCGGCCGCTCCGGTGTTCCGGTTCCTCGGATGACCGACGGCCGAAAGGGGAAGGTTTCGAATTCGATTCGAAGAATTGTCTAAAGATTTCAAGACTTATAAAGTCTGCCCACCTCATCACCACTCCCTTTCCCCTCCATTAAATGTTACCTCGAAACGGAAAGCGATCATTCCATCTACCTTTTGGCACGGGGATCGCACAATGGCTCAGGAGGCTCAGCCTCCAACCATCAGCGGCCCCTTTAGCTGTTTCCTCGTTTTTCGGCGTTtcggcacacatacacgctaCGTGTACGAGAATTGAGATTTTTCCTGATTACTCATTAATATAAGCAAAAAGAAGTCAATTTTGTTACAGTTTGTTGTATTGCGTATTTTGCTATTAAAGACTTTCTTGTTTAAAAGGAATACAAAagtatgtgtgtttggtttaTTTCATGAATGGATTTTCTAGAACCAAATATCACACAGGATGTGAAGAACCCGGTTCGAGGGTTATACAATGTGGCTATCATCGTGCAAAGTTCTATACAAGCCAAAGATTTGCAGTAATGGTTACAATCAAAACTGCATTAAAACAAGGCCTGAAGGTAAGTGAAATTTGAAACTTAACTGTTGTTATGTTCTATAAGTACTACAACACAAGCAATAAACCATTTAAAACTCAGCGAACATGCCAATAAGCATGCCTTTCAATCAAACTTAATTGTTATACTATATATTATTGTtgctttcttccatttttgcaGGAAGACATCGAGAGCAATTATTTTGACAGGAATATACATTTCGTATAATATAaatacaaatataaaaaaaaacaaagacatTCAaggcacgatcctctaccggtctctccGGCAAAGGTGAGgtgaggcgtacacccgactgATACGCGAACCaccaagaattggattgaaaatcaatgcgacgaagacgaagtacctgcttgccggagactcagaccatctgggaagcagtgtattagttgacgtCGACAATCTCGAGGTAGTAAAGGAGTTCTGCTATCTTGGGACGGTCGTTATCTCGGACAACGatatcagcagcgaaatccggagaTGCATTGTTCAGGAGAATCGGgcatactatgggcttcaccgacatgggctgagatccagaagacttcgagcccgcacgaaatgtaagatatatcgcacattgattcgcccggtggtcctgTACGGACACGAGTCCtggaccatccgagcggaGGCTAGGTAAACGCTAGGAGGTAAACGCTCTGGCCGTGTTTGAacgacgcatcctccggaccatctttggcaGTGTGAtcgagcatggagcgtggaggagaaggatgaaccacgagcttgctaAGCTGTACGgcggaccgagcatcctgacggtggcgaaggaTGATACTGGTACTGGTAGGATGCGATATTGGTAGGATACGATTGCTAgggcatgtcatgaggatgccggacttaTGCCCCACCAAGATGGTGTTTGACAGCGATCCtcagttcggcataaggcgcatgagagcacagcgaactcgatggctggaccaGGTGAAGTGTCTGTCGGAGGATCTGTCGGAGAACGGGTCTCTACAAGAATGGTAGGCTGCAGCCAGAGACCGAGCATCCTTGAGATTTATTGTTGGCCAGGCCAtgtcacatcgacgtgctctatcgtgagcaggccaacaagagagagagagagagagatagagatatggaaaggaaagaagggaggaggagagagcgagagagagagagagagacagagagagagagagagagagagagagagagagagagagagagagagagatagtagCTTTACTGCGGAATTCGTTTATCTTTTGTTTCGTACCTAAAACATAACATTTAAGCGTGTGTTTCACAGGAATATAGctatggggcccttcacgattctagtcagttttttgtatggaatttgacagttggaggctgaaatcatgtaaacactccatacaaaaccacacaaaaaactagcctgcaattttcagtctagattattctagcctcaaagctagaattagattcgagtacctgctcgaaaacacggtgttgtttacatttaccccaagtgATTTGGTGATGGAAtacagaatcaaagtgtatgtagtccagatggtctcatagcatgtttttataaccaaatttgaatatcactttttgacaggatgggtgaaaacttttgttcaaacaagctttcttgagccttgacgaatactcaaa
This is a stretch of genomic DNA from Anopheles merus strain MAF chromosome 2R, AmerM5.1, whole genome shotgun sequence. It encodes these proteins:
- the LOC121589623 gene encoding alpha-tocopherol transfer protein-like isoform X1, whose translation is MPPTVHKETNFSTTDLKWKMSLIQPSGELSAKIKEELREPANPADIERDIGIIREWLSKQPHLPKDMDDARLRTFLRGCKFSLERVKQKLDMYYTMRNAVPEFFTDRDVSRPEMAEVLNVIHMPPLPGLTPNGCRVVMLRGTDKDIATPNVVESMKATLMIGDIRLAEESVGVAGDVYVLDASVATPTHFAKFTPALVKKFLICVQEAYPVKLKEVHVINVSPIVDTIVNFVKPFLKEKIRERIHIHSNIEDLYKYVPKAMLPSEYGGDAGSCKELNDAWRAKMGEYTAWFKEQEASKANESLRPGAPKTADELFGMDGTFRQLTID
- the LOC121589623 gene encoding alpha-tocopherol transfer protein-like isoform X2 is translated as MSLIQPSGELSAKIKEELREPANPADIERDIGIIREWLSKQPHLPKDMDDARLRTFLRGCKFSLERVKQKLDMYYTMRNAVPEFFTDRDVSRPEMAEVLNVIHMPPLPGLTPNGCRVVMLRGTDKDIATPNVVESMKATLMIGDIRLAEESVGVAGDVYVLDASVATPTHFAKFTPALVKKFLICVQEAYPVKLKEVHVINVSPIVDTIVNFVKPFLKEKIRERIHIHSNIEDLYKYVPKAMLPSEYGGDAGSCKELNDAWRAKMGEYTAWFKEQEASKANESLRPGAPKTADELFGMDGTFRQLTID